GGGGCGTCTGGGGCTCGCGGTCCTCGGGCACGTCCCGAGCGTAGGCCGGGCCGGCGCCCCGGCCATGGCGACCCGCGGCCCGCGCCGGGGACGTGGTCGCCGGTCACGGTGGCCCCTCGGCACCTCGCGGGTGCCCCGCCGGACCGCGCGAGGCACCGGCGGTGACGGGGCTCGGCTGCGAGCGCCTCGCCGCCGGGTCCTGGGCCTGTCGCCACGCGCCGGCCGCCCCGAGGACCCAGCCCTCCTCCTGCAGCCGGAGAAGCGACTCGCGCGCGGCCGTGGTCGGGACCCCGGCGGTGCGGGCGATCGAGGCCAGCGGCGCCGCGGAGGCGACCGGGACGGCCTCGAGCACGCGGCGGTCGTCGTCGCGCAGCAGGTCGAAGAGGGTCTCGGGGGCACGCGGCGGGGTCCACAGGACCTCGCCGACCGCGCCGACCAGGTCCTCGACGTGCTCACCGCGGGAGACCAGGCTGGCCGTCCCGGCGTGCAGCAGCTCGTGGACGCCCTCGGAGGAGGCGTTGACCACGGGCCCGGGCACTCCCATCACCACCCGATGCAGCAGCCCGGCCCAGCTGGCGGTGTTGAGGGCTCCGCTGCGCACCGCGGCCTCGACGACCACGGTGCCGCGGGTCAGGGCGGCGATGAGCCGGTTGCGCGCGAGGAACCGGTGCCTGGCCGGGGCCCAGCCGGGCAGTGCCTCGGAGACCACCACCCCGTCGCGGCAGATCTCGCGGAGCAGCTCGGTGTTGCGGACGGGGTAGGCCTTGTCGACGCCGCCGGCCAGGACGGCGACGGTGGGGCCCGCCGACCCCAGCGCCGCCCGGTGGGCCGCGGTGTCGATCCCGAAGGCGGCGCCCGAGACGACCGTGCGGCCGGCCCGGGTCAGGTGCGCCGAGATGTCACCCGCCACGCCCTCGCCGTACGGCGTGCAGCTGCGCGAGCCGACCACCGCCACCGACCGCTCGCAGAGGGAGACCAGCGACCCGGCCCCGCGGACCCAGAGGCCCAGCGGCGCTCCCGCCATGCCGTTGAGGGTCTCGGTGCCGTCGAGGTCCATCAGCTGGGCGGGCCACTCGTCGTCGCCCGGCACGACGTAGCGGATGCCCACGCGACGTGCCCGGTCGAGCACCCCTGCCGGGTCGAGGGCGGCGAGACGGGTGGCGGACGTCGCCCGCAGGTCGTCGAGGGACGGGTCGGCGAGGAGCCGGTCGTAGAGCTCGACCGCCCCGAGCCGGGCGACCATCAGGCAGACCTTGGGCGAGGCCGGCTCGAACAGCGAGCTGAGCGCGACCCGGGCCAGGCGCTCCCGCGGGTCGGCGGTCACCGGGCCGCCTTCGCCAGCGCGCTGGACGGCAGGTCCCGACCCAGCCGCAGCAGCAGCGCCAGGTCGGTCTCGTCGGCCCCCGGTGGGACGCCGGGAGGCAGCCCCCGCAGGTCGGCCACGGTCCAGGCGAGCCGGTGGACCCGCACGGCGCCGCGCCGGGTGAGCGACCCGTCGCAGACGTGACGCTCCACCAGGGCCGCGGCCTCGGCAGCGAGCGGCCAGCGCTCGGCGAGCTGGGGCCCCGGCACGTCGGCGTTGAGCCGCCACGGCGTGCCGGCGTAGCGCTCCTGCTGGCGGGCCCGGGCTCGCTCGACCCGCGCCCGCACGACCGCGGTCGGCTCCGGCCGCGAGAGCGGGTCACCGATCTCGTGGGGCCGCACCGGCTGCACGTGGCGGCGGATGTCGAGGCGGTCCTCGACCGGCCCGCTCACCCGGGAGCGGTACTGCCGGCGGCGCACCTCGGTGCACGAGCACCGGCTCAGCCGCACGTCGGGGTGGTAGTCGCCACAGGGGCACGGGTTGCTCGCGAGCACGACCAGGGTGCGGGCCGGGAACGTCGCCACCTCCTCGCCGCGCGCGATCGTCACCTCGCCGCTCTCCAGCGGCTGGCGGAGCGCGTCGATGATGTCGAGGCTGAACAGCGGGAACTCGTCCAGGAAGAGCACGCCGTGCAGCGCGCGCGAGATCTCCCCCGGGCGGACGCGGCCGGAGCCCCCGCCCAGCAGGCTCGTCCTGCTCGCGGAGTGGTGCGGTGCCCGGAACGGTGGCCGCACCAGCCGCCCGAGCGACGGCACCAGCTCGCCGGCCAGCGACGAGACCGCGCACAGCTCGAGCGACTCCTCCACGGTCAGGTCGGGCAGCAGTCCCGGCAGTCGCTCGGCCAGGGTGGTCTTGCCCGACCCTCGCGGACCGGTCAGCAGCAGGTGGTGCCCCCCGGCCGCGGCGACCTCGAGGGCGTAGCGGGCCTCGCGCATCCCGTGGACGTCGACCAGGTCGAGCTCCTCGGCACGTCCCTCGCCGCGCCAGCGGAGCACCTGGCCCACCACCCGCGGCGCCACCTCGGGCGCCTCGGGGACCTGGGTGCCGGTCAGCAGCGCCACGACCTGCTGGAGCGAGCGCACCCCGATCACGTCGACCCCCGGCACCAGCGCCGCCTCCTCGGCCTGGACGTCGGGCACCATCACGCGGCGCAGGCCCCGGTCGCGCCCGGCGAGCACCATGGGCAGGACCCCGGGCACCGCGCGGACGCTGCCGTCCAGACCGAGCTCGCCGAGGAACAGCCAGCCCTCGGGGTCGAGACCCTTGACGTCGCCCGCGGCGGCGAGGATCGCGGTCGCGATCGCCACGTCGAAGTGCGGCCCGCTCTTGGGCAGGTCCGCCGGGGAGAGCAGGACCGTCACCCGCCGCGTGGTCGGCCAGGTCAGGCCGCTGTTGACGATCGCCGCGCGGCAGCGGTCGCGCGCCTCGTTGATCGAGGCGTCGGCCCGGCCCACCAGCGTCGTCGCGATCACGCCCTGGGTGACGTCGGCCTGGACGTCGATGAGGTGGCCGCTCATGCCTTGCAGGCACACGGTGCGGGTGGTCGCGACAGCCACTCAGCCCACCCCCCGCACGTGGTCCAGTCGCTCGGCGACCGGCAGGCTCAGGTCGATGCCGACGAGGTCGATGCGCACCTCGGTCGCCGACACCTGGTGCTCGCGCAGCCAGCGGGCGGCCAGCCGCCGCAGCCGGCAGAGCTTGGCCCCGGTCACCGCCTCCAGCGGGCTGCCGAACGCGGCGTCCCGACGCGTCTTGACCTCGCAGACCACCACCACCGGCCCGTCGCGGAGCACCAGGTCGAGCTCCCCCTCGGGGCACCTCCAGTTGCGGTCGAGGACCACCATCCCGTCCGCCACCAGGTGGCGGGCGGCGAGGTCCTCGCCGTACACCCCCATCGCGTTGCGCTGTGCTGCCGTCGTCATCGCACACCTCCTTGGGACCGGAGCGTGCCGCGTCGGGAGGACGTACGACGGCCAGGTGCGTCGCGCTGGGGACGGCGCCGGCGTCCCCACACCTGGGGAGGGAAGCGGGCCTCTAGTAGGTGCCGGGGTTGTCGCAGGGCGGGGGGCTGTCGGGGACGTTCTCGACCTGGCGCCGCGCCGACTGGGTCACCCGGCCGTCGTCGGGCATCGGCAGGAAGGGCAGGTTGAGGTCCAAGGTCTCGAAGGCGACCGTGACCCGGACGTAGTCCCCGCGCCGGACCGGGCGGCCCAGGGCGTTCCCGTCGGCGTCGGTCCACTCGAAGCCCGCCACGACCGGCGAGAC
This genomic window from Nocardioides marmoribigeumensis contains:
- the dprA gene encoding DNA-processing protein DprA, with translation MTADPRERLARVALSSLFEPASPKVCLMVARLGAVELYDRLLADPSLDDLRATSATRLAALDPAGVLDRARRVGIRYVVPGDDEWPAQLMDLDGTETLNGMAGAPLGLWVRGAGSLVSLCERSVAVVGSRSCTPYGEGVAGDISAHLTRAGRTVVSGAAFGIDTAAHRAALGSAGPTVAVLAGGVDKAYPVRNTELLREICRDGVVVSEALPGWAPARHRFLARNRLIAALTRGTVVVEAAVRSGALNTASWAGLLHRVVMGVPGPVVNASSEGVHELLHAGTASLVSRGEHVEDLVGAVGEVLWTPPRAPETLFDLLRDDDRRVLEAVPVASAAPLASIARTAGVPTTAARESLLRLQEEGWVLGAAGAWRQAQDPAARRSQPSPVTAGASRGPAGHPRGAEGPP
- a CDS encoding YifB family Mg chelatase-like AAA ATPase — translated: MSGHLIDVQADVTQGVIATTLVGRADASINEARDRCRAAIVNSGLTWPTTRRVTVLLSPADLPKSGPHFDVAIATAILAAAGDVKGLDPEGWLFLGELGLDGSVRAVPGVLPMVLAGRDRGLRRVMVPDVQAEEAALVPGVDVIGVRSLQQVVALLTGTQVPEAPEVAPRVVGQVLRWRGEGRAEELDLVDVHGMREARYALEVAAAGGHHLLLTGPRGSGKTTLAERLPGLLPDLTVEESLELCAVSSLAGELVPSLGRLVRPPFRAPHHSASRTSLLGGGSGRVRPGEISRALHGVLFLDEFPLFSLDIIDALRQPLESGEVTIARGEEVATFPARTLVVLASNPCPCGDYHPDVRLSRCSCTEVRRRQYRSRVSGPVEDRLDIRRHVQPVRPHEIGDPLSRPEPTAVVRARVERARARQQERYAGTPWRLNADVPGPQLAERWPLAAEAAALVERHVCDGSLTRRGAVRVHRLAWTVADLRGLPPGVPPGADETDLALLLRLGRDLPSSALAKAAR
- a CDS encoding YraN family protein, yielding MTTAAQRNAMGVYGEDLAARHLVADGMVVLDRNWRCPEGELDLVLRDGPVVVVCEVKTRRDAAFGSPLEAVTGAKLCRLRRLAARWLREHQVSATEVRIDLVGIDLSLPVAERLDHVRGVG
- a CDS encoding TadE family protein, whose amino-acid sequence is MRRRTAGRAETGATALEFGLVAPLMLLLVFGLIQYGYLFWALTTASANAREAARKMVVGQDWATCVEPRIDDHAGQPAVSPVVAGFEWTDADGNALGRPVRRGDYVRVTVAFETLDLNLPFLPMPDDGRVTQSARRQVENVPDSPPPCDNPGTY